One stretch of Euphorbia lathyris chromosome 7, ddEupLath1.1, whole genome shotgun sequence DNA includes these proteins:
- the LOC136200858 gene encoding squalene epoxidase 1-like: MREKAASLPNVQMEQGTVTSLLEEQWTIKGVHYKTKNGEELTAFAPLTIVCDGCFSNLCRSLCNPKVDVPSCFVGLVLENCQLPYANHGHVNLGDPSPILFYPISSTEVRCLVDVPGQKVPSISNVEMASYLKKVVALRNCVALLLPIAIFC; encoded by the exons ATGCGGGAAAAAGCTGCATCCCTTCCCAA TGTACAAATGGAGCAAGGAACTGTTACTTCTCTTCTTGAAGAGCAATGGACAATCAAAGGAGTGcattataaaacaaaaaacgGTGAAGAGCTCACTGCTTTTGCACCTTTGACAATTGTTTGTGATGGATGCTTCTCAAATTTGTGTCGCTCTCTTTGCAACCCTAAG GTTGATGTGCCTTCCTGTTTTGTTGGGTTGGTCCTGGAGAATTGCCAACTTCCTTATGCAAATCATGGGCACGTTAATTTAGGAGATCCTTCTCCAATTTTATTCTATCCTATCAGTAGTACAGAAGTTCGTTGTCTGGTTGATGTACCTGGCCAGAAGGTTCCTTCTATTTCAAATGTCGAAATGGCAAGCTATTTGAAGAAGGTTGTGGCTCTAAGAAATTGTGTAGCCTTACTTTTACCCATTGCAATTTTTTGTTGA